The window TCGCGACACGCATCACCATGGCCGAGCCGTCCTCGGCGCCGTAGAAGTTGGTGTCGTGAGCCGCCTCTGCTTCGAATGGTTCTGGCCGCCTCATGCGACACCCCGTGTCTGTTCCAGGCTGGAGAGCACCGTGCGTGCCGTGAGCTCCGCGATGCCCGGAGCCAACCGGATTCCCGAGCCATGCGTTCCCGTCGCCAGGGTGACGCGGCCCCCAAGCGCCATGCAGGGCGCGATGACGGGCTCGAACTCGGGCGTATAGGTATCCACGAAGACCCGGTGCCCCGAGACGGACCAGTGCCCCTTGCCGAGCAGCGGGTCAAGGAAGCCGCTGGCGCGCTCGAGCACGATGTCGGCCATCGCATGAGGCGCGTCCGGGGCCACGTCCCACTCGTCGTGACGGAGGCTCAAGCGGTACCCGCCGCCGGCATGCGCCGGGTGGAAGTAGATGTCCGCGCCCGGCCAGCCCACCGCGGCATTGGCGCGCAGGCTCGCGTCGACTTCGATGTTCAAGCCGAAGACCCGCTTGGTCCGCAGGCCCCGGGCGGCGGACCATTCCCGGGTCCGCTCGCTCCAACCCGGGAACCACGGGCCCAGGGTCAGCACGACATGTCCGGCGGAATAGCTCCGGCCGTCCGCGCACGTCACCGTAGCCCCCCGAGGGCGCTCGTCGAGCGCGACAGCCGTCGTGTGCTCCACCACCTGCCCCCGGCCCGAGCGCGTCACTTCTTGCGCGAGCACATGGCACCACGCTTCGGGGTCGATGACGAAGGCGTCGCCGACGAGCTCGCGTACCCCGTCCGGTGAACGCCAGCCGGGCGGGGCTCCGGGGGCGCCGCGCGCCAGGGGTGTCGCGACGTGGGACTGCAGGTCGGCTCCGGGGTCGACATACCAGGTCATTGGAACCTGGCGGCGGTACGCGGTCGCCTGCGCGCCGCGGGCCTCGTGCCAGGCCCAGCTGGTCTCGACCAGCTGACGGTGGAGGGCGGTCCGGAAGTAGGGGATGTCGATCGCTCCAGAGTGCCTGGAAGCGCCCCGTCCGATCACGTCCCGCTCGAGGACCGTGACGGACGTGCCCGGGGCGCGCTCCAGCAGGGTCGCGGCCGTGGCCAGGCCGATGAGGCCGCCGCCAACCACGAGGACATCTGGGTTGAGGTCATCCACCATGGACCACCTCCCGCCACCAGAACGAGATGACCGTGAGGTCCCCGGTCGAGGTGTTCGTAATCGAGTGCAGCGCACCCGCCGGCACGGTGAGCCGGGTCCCGGGGATCAGCCCGATGTCCTGGCCGCTGACCATCGCCCTCCCGAGGCCCTCCTGGACCAGCCAGGTCTCCTCGCTCGCGTGCTGGTGCGGCGAGGTGGCGCCGCCCGGCTTCACGGTGAAGACCATCGCTCCGTAGCGGAGGCCTCGGGCTTCCGCCTCGACTTCACCGAACACTTCCGTGGGATCCGAGAACATGGGTCCGCCAGCATCGGGATGTTTCACACCTATCTCCTCAGCGATGCGGGAAGACACGCATTCAGCTCGGCACGGGTCAGGGTCCGGTAGGTCCCGGTGCTCGCGGTCTCGGGCTTCACGACGCCCCGCTCGGACTGCTCCAGCGAGGGGGTGCCTGGCAGGCCCAGTGCGTGCCACACCCGCTGCGCCGCCTTGGGCAGGATGGGGTAGGCGAGGAGGGCGAAGCCGTACAGCCAGGCGGAGGCCGCATCCGCGGTGATGTGGAGTGCCGGGGTCCGTTGCAGCCAGCGCTCGACGCACGAGAACGCACCGGCGAGGTCGAAGGTCGCGGGGGTCAGGAAGGAGGACTGGATGCCGAGCTCGGTCTCCAGGTAGCGCATGACACCTGCGTCCCAGGCTGTCGCGCCGACAGCCATGCGGAGGGCCTCGTTCGTGACCGCAGCCATGCGGGCGCCGAGCTCGTTGTGGAACTGGAGGAACTCGTCGGCCCGGAACGTGAGGCGTCCGAACTCGGGGTTGCGCAGGCAGAGGTAGGCTCGCACGAGGTCCACCTCGGCGCCGCCGAGGGTGACGATGTCACCCGCCCAGATGACATGGCCCCGGCTGGTGGAGAACTTGCTCCCGTCGAGGTCATAGAAGTAGTTGACCAGGAAGTGGTCCATCGGCTTGTACATCTCCTGGCCGAGAGCGCAGCCAACGGCGCCGACCAGGAACGGCACGGTGTTGTCGATTCCGAACGAGAGGACGCACGTCACGTCCGAGTCCCGGGCCAGCGGGTTGCGGTCCGAGCCCGTGAGCTGCCGGTACCGCTCTCCCGCGACGAAGTGACAGCCAATCAGCAGCGCCGAATACGAGAAGATGGCCTGGCCCTTCGAGACCTCGGGATGCTCGAACGGGATTCCCCAGGGGCTGGGGACCGTCAAGCGGATGGAGGGGCCGTTCGCGTCGAGATACCGCCTGGCGATTTCGATGAAGTCACGGCGGACATGCGCCTGCTCCAGGTGCTCGAGGATGGCCGGCGAGCCCTTCCGCAGGTCCAGGAAGAGCGAGGAGCGGTCCTCGAAGCGCAGGGTGCCGGGGAAGTAGGCCGTGCCCGGGCTCCGCATCTGCGACGGCGAGAAGTGGCCGCCGCACGACTCGCAGAAGAAGCCGACGAGCGGCTGCTCACAGTAGAGACAGCGGCCCTTGAGCCAGCCGCTCACGATCGGGTCACCGACCCCCGGCCGCCACGCCCCCTCCGATGCCGGCGCGCCGCCCGTCTCCGCGAGGATGGGCAGTGGCTCGGAGCGGACCGCCGCGTTGCCGGCCCGGATGATGCCGTTCAGGAAGTCGCGGTTGACCGTCTCGTAGACACCGGCCCACTCACGGTCCAGCGGGTTGATCAGGTCGTCGTATTCGATGCCGAGCGCCGCCAGGTCTTGCGTGATCTGCTCATGGAAGCGGTTGGCGACCGTGGCCGGAGTCGAGCTCTCCACATAGGCCTTGATGAGGACGTGGGCCTCGTGCACGTCCGAGAGGGAGATCATCTTGACGTCGGCGCCCGCGCGTTGCAGGTGCCGGCGCAGGACGTCCATCTTCAGCAGCGGACCCGCGACATGGCCCAGGTGTGCACGGCCGTTCGGCACCAGGCACACCGGCGTGAGAAAGAACTTCCGACCGCGCAAACCAAGCTTATGCATGCAGACGCTCCCGGGCGGGCGTCACCCGCGATAGTTCGAGCTCTTCGCTCCACCGTGACGAATTCGTGGCTGCTCGCGTCGAAGCCTGGCGAGGTCAGCGCGCAGGCTCCGGCCGCCATGGGTCAGGGGCGCGCCATCGAGCAGGTGGCGCGCCGCCCGTCACGTCCCGCGGTCTCAGGTGCCCCTCACGCTGTTCGGGGGCGCTCACGGCCGGGCTCCACAGGAGGCAGTCTTTGGGGCAGCGGGCGCGGGCCGGTCCGAGGTCTGCTCACCGATGAAGCGGCCGATGATGGAGGCGAGCTCTCCCGGCCGGTCGTGCATGCAGTAGTGGGTAGCGCCTGGAAGCTCGAGGAAGCGCGCGTTGGGGAGGGTGTTCGCGACCCTCAGCCCGTGCCTGGACGAGACTATCCGGTCGAGCTCCGCGCCGATCACGAGGACTGGGGCCCGGATCTCGCGTACATCCGTCTCGATGGAGCACTTCCAGAACTCACGGATCTGCTTCGCGTACTGGAGGGTCGACTCGTTGGTGGTGTACGGCGCCATGATGTATGGCATGAGGCTTGGATCAATGCGCCCGAGGACTTCCGCTCCGAAGTCCGACCGCTGATCCGACTGGGTGCGCCCGGCGTTCAAGGAGTCGAGGATCGTGGTTCGCACAAGCGGGGCCATGCTTGGCGACCGGCTCAGCAGCTGGAAGACCTTCTCCAGCGCGCGCTCGTAGGTAGTGTCGAGGCTTGAATCACCGAAGGGACGGTAGTTCCCCGCGAGGAAGACCATCGACGCGACGCTGTGCGGATGTTCGAGGTAGTACCGCGCACACAGCTTTGGCCCGGTGCACCACCCGATGAGGTGCACCGGCCCGTCCGTCGCCTCGTCGATGATGGCCGCGAGCTCCTGGACATGGTCGTCGAGCATCGCGGTCTGGCCATCTTCGCGGAGGGACCTCAGCTGCCAGATGACCACGCGATGGTCCCGAGCCAGCTGGTCGATGAAGCGCAGCCAGTAGCCTCGGTCTTGCGCAATGGCGTTGACGATGACGACGTACGGGCCCGTCTCGCCGAAGACTTGAAAGGTCGTGCTCCCTCCGCGCGACACGCCAAGATGCGGCACCCCTGGGAGGCCGGTGAGGCGTGCCCGCTCGGCGTCGTGCGCGCCGGAGTGGTGGCGATGCCAGGCGGAGACGAGGTCCGCGAGCTCAGCGGAGGTGGCGACGTCCGCGACCTGGACGTGCCCCGCGGCTGCCGCGCCGGCTCCGGATTGCGCCGCGACAAGGGCGTTCCGGGCCGCTTCCGTCCTGAGCTCGAAGAGGCCATCTACAGCCGAGAGGGCGGACGGCGCGGCCCCGAGACGCAGGTCAACACCGTAGGCGCCGCCAATCAGCTCGCCCAGGCTGGGGGGGCCGCTGTTCGCGGAAGCCGTGATGCGGTATCGGCCGGGGGGGGCGGAGCGCAGCGCGAGAATCGCGTTTGCCGCGCTCGATGCGCTCAGAAAGCGCACGGTTGCTGGAAGCGTGCTCTGAAGCGCACGCTGTCCGAAGTAACCCGGCTCCCGGGAACGTACCTCCTGGAGCGTTTCGTCCAGGGCCTGGAGAAGAATGGAGAACGCATTCGGTGCGAGCGCGTCGGGCCCTGCCGCCACGGGCTCCAGCTCGAAGTGCCTGTAGGTGACTCCGGCACCGCGGGCGTGCTCGACAAGGTCGTCCCTGTCGTTCATGCCCAGATACGTCACGTGCCAGATTTCATCGAGCGAAGACCCACCCGGACCGGCGCGCAGGGGCGCGAGGCCCTCGTGTTGGACCTGAAGACGCTCACCCGGGTCGTGGCCAAGCAGGGAGATGAGCGCCGCCCGCGCTTCGGCGACCCGTGCGCGCGGGGCGGAGAGGTACACGTCTGTCAAATTGACGAGCCGCGCGGCGATACGAATTCCGACCGGGCAGGCCGACCTGACCCAGATCATATACCACCGAAAGCCATGCGGTGGCGGGCAATGCCCCCTGGGCTCTCTGCGATGAGCGAGTGGCTTACCGGGTCGAAAGATCCGGTGTCGCCAGTCGCGAAGGCAACCTTCAGCTTCCGTACCTCCTCACTCATCTTCTTCTCATTCTCTCTTTAGAGAAGCCCAGTGTCGTGGAGCAGTGATGCTGGAAATGTGCAGAATCTACAGACGGCGCAGCACGGTGCGTCAAAAGCAGTCGGGTGCCGTTTGCGATTGAGCGCAGGGTGCTTGAGTCCGTGAAATCTGCGCTCTCAGAAAGTCGCGTCTTTCTAAAGTAACCTATCAGACGTGTCAATAGCCGCTGGTGCAGCCCGTTCGGAGCCGGGCACGGGGTTCCGTTCTGACCTATGCCATTCTGCCCCTCAGGTGGCGCACGCTTGCGGTGGGGCCGAGACTCATGTGATGGGTTTCGAGGTTGCCCGCCGCGTTGTAATCTCACTACAACGCACGATGATCTTTAGACTCCACCATATCGGCATCACGGTCGAATCGCTCGCGACGGCGCATGGGCAGTTGAACCTCACCTATCAAGAGACACACGTCCAGCGCGACATCCCAACATTGGCCTGCCTGGATGAAGTCTCGATCATTCGTCAGCCCACCTTCGCCATCTCTTTGCACGCCAGGAAAGAGAGCCTGGACATCGAACTCATCGAGTACCCGGTCGTTACGCCGAAGCGCGGAGCCTTGATTCCCTGGGAGTTTGCTCCCGAGCACAGCATTGAGGCAGTCAAAGCGACCCTTCGGGAGCTTTCTCCGAAAGCGCGTCAAGGATTCTCATTTGGCGAACTGGTTTCACTGACGAATGGCTACCGGGCGCTGAACGCCGTGGTCGTCCCCGTGGAGGACATTGCCGCAGAGCACGCTTTCTGGGGGCGTCTTGGCTTCAAGAGCGTCCATGCTGATGAAGCTCTGGTCGTGCTGCGTCACGACCCATGCGTGCCCCCCGCCGGACCGCGATACATTCTTCTCTACGCCGTCCCCTATGCCGTTCCTCACTTCACCGACATGGCGGGCATTTCTGAGATTGCCCTTCTGTGCAGCTCGTGCGCGTCTGCATACAAACGCTTCCCCGAGGCCACGTTCCGAACGAGCATCAGTGAGGTGCGGATTGCGGGGCGCAGACTGAACATCGGCTATGTCCGCTCCCCGGCAGGCGTTCTGGTCGAGCTATTCGCCTTGGTGCTTTCCTGAGGGCTTCTTGGCAACGAACAGCGCCCAGCCGACGTTTCCGCGCTGCGCCATGTCGACCCAGAATGCGAGGCCGTCGAGGGTCCGCTTGACGAGCTCATCTCCCACCTGCTCGGTGAGTTCATTCTGATTTGCGATCGTCTGGGCTCGCGCGGCTGCATAACTTGCCGCCACGTGCTCTGACCAGTCTTCGATGCGGTGTAGCGTGAAACCTGCGGCGATCAGCTCCTGGGCGTAGCGGTTTACGTCCCACATTTCGGGAGTCCGAACGCGTGCGTAGAGCCGCTCGCGCTGATCTGCCGACAGCCCATGGTTCGCAAGTATGTCGGTGAAGTCAAAGACTCCTCCGGGCTTGAGCACACGGTACGCTTCGCGCAGGATGCGTGGCTTATCTGCTCCATACATCAGTGAGTCCTGGCTCCAGACAATGTCGAAAGCTTCCGCATCGAACGGGAGTTCATGAAAGTCGCCATGCACGTAGCTGATGCGGTCCCGTGCCTTGGACGTCTGTGTCTGGCGCTCGGCCTCGGCAATTTCCACTCGGCTCAGGTTCACTCCAACGACGCGGCAGCCGGAGTGCTCCGCAAGCTGACGAGCGGGTCCGCCGTAGCCGCTGCCCAAGTCCAACACCGAGGTACTCGCGTCCAGGCGAACAGCTGCCGCCATTCGTTCGGTAGTATGGATCATGGCGCGTTGCTGCGAGTCACCTGCCGCGCGTGGCAACCCCAGGTGCAGGTTCTCACCCCAGGTCGTCTTGTAGATGGTGTCCGCCGGGCCATCGTAAAATTCGCGCACGCGGGCGGTCGCCGCGTCTCGTGTCAGCTTGTCCATCTCAATTCTCCCTGTTGAAAAATTGCTTAGAAGTCCTAACAAGACCGCCTCACCGGTATTCCGCACCCATGAGCCTGTCGGCCCTATACCGGTTTTGCAGGGCTTTATATCGGTTCACTGCGGGTGATTCAATGGCCGCGTCGGCAACACCGATGCGGTAGCCGCTTGCTTCCACGACGCGCTGCCCAAACTCGGCGACACCCGCTTTCTGACCTCCATTTTCGACTGTGCCCGTCGTGCGGCTCAGCATCGACGCGCGGCTCGCACCCTCCGAGCAACTCGCGCTGGGCCAATGACCGAGACGCGATCTGCGTTGAGGTGAGTGGCATCGACCGCGGCTCGCTGTCGATGCACTCCGTGCTCTTCGGCTGAGAGTGAGTCCGGGCAGGGGATGTACCGTGTACAGGCCCCAGAAGCCCCGGGTGCACACCGGGCCGTCGTCGAAGACGTCGGGCTCCGAGGCCGACCCCAAGAGCCGCGAGTCGGAGCCAGCGGACGATGAGGTCCTGCGGCTCAAGGACAGGCGGCCAGCACGCCGCGGATGGCCTGCAGCAGTGCCTCGTCCGTCAGCGCCATCTTGGGGCCTCGCCGGGCTGAAGCAGGGGCTGCAGTCCGCCGGCGGGTCCGGTGCCGGTACACCGTGGCGCGAGACACGTGCCAGGTGGCCGTCACGAGCGCCAGTCCGTACGGATTGCCGCAGGAAGGCGAGAATCAGCCCGCCCACCATGTTGCCTGCTTGGTCATTGGGCGGAGCGGTACGGCGCACTGCCAACGGATCGTCCCGTAACCTACGGGTAGCACACGGGAGTGGGCTTGGGTCAGGCGAGGTCGAACAGCAGGGCCTCGGTCGGCACGGAGGCGGAGAGTATCAGCAGCGACTCGTCTGAGATGGCCACTCCGTCCCCTGTCTTCAACGCCACGCCGTTCATTCGTTGCACCTCGCCCGCGCAGCACCTTGCGTCCGCCCGCGCTGTCGCGGTGGGCAATCGCGCCGCTCAGCGGGTAGGTGATGATTTCCATGTCGCGGTGCGAGTGAGTGTCGAAGCCCTTGCCGGGCACCACGCGGTCCTCGTTGCTGACGCGCAGGGCTCGGCCCCCTGTTTTCGGGGGCGGGG of the Pyxidicoccus trucidator genome contains:
- a CDS encoding NAD(P)/FAD-dependent oxidoreductase, with amino-acid sequence MVDDLNPDVLVVGGGLIGLATAATLLERAPGTSVTVLERDVIGRGASRHSGAIDIPYFRTALHRQLVETSWAWHEARGAQATAYRRQVPMTWYVDPGADLQSHVATPLARGAPGAPPGWRSPDGVRELVGDAFVIDPEAWCHVLAQEVTRSGRGQVVEHTTAVALDERPRGATVTCADGRSYSAGHVVLTLGPWFPGWSERTREWSAARGLRTKRVFGLNIEVDASLRANAAVGWPGADIYFHPAHAGGGYRLSLRHDEWDVAPDAPHAMADIVLERASGFLDPLLGKGHWSVSGHRVFVDTYTPEFEPVIAPCMALGGRVTLATGTHGSGIRLAPGIAELTARTVLSSLEQTRGVA
- a CDS encoding cupin domain-containing protein; this translates as MFSDPTEVFGEVEAEARGLRYGAMVFTVKPGGATSPHQHASEETWLVQEGLGRAMVSGQDIGLIPGTRLTVPAGALHSITNTSTGDLTVISFWWREVVHGG
- a CDS encoding class I tRNA ligase family protein; its protein translation is MHKLGLRGRKFFLTPVCLVPNGRAHLGHVAGPLLKMDVLRRHLQRAGADVKMISLSDVHEAHVLIKAYVESSTPATVANRFHEQITQDLAALGIEYDDLINPLDREWAGVYETVNRDFLNGIIRAGNAAVRSEPLPILAETGGAPASEGAWRPGVGDPIVSGWLKGRCLYCEQPLVGFFCESCGGHFSPSQMRSPGTAYFPGTLRFEDRSSLFLDLRKGSPAILEHLEQAHVRRDFIEIARRYLDANGPSIRLTVPSPWGIPFEHPEVSKGQAIFSYSALLIGCHFVAGERYRQLTGSDRNPLARDSDVTCVLSFGIDNTVPFLVGAVGCALGQEMYKPMDHFLVNYFYDLDGSKFSTSRGHVIWAGDIVTLGGAEVDLVRAYLCLRNPEFGRLTFRADEFLQFHNELGARMAAVTNEALRMAVGATAWDAGVMRYLETELGIQSSFLTPATFDLAGAFSCVERWLQRTPALHITADAASAWLYGFALLAYPILPKAAQRVWHALGLPGTPSLEQSERGVVKPETASTGTYRTLTRAELNACLPASLRR
- a CDS encoding alpha/beta fold hydrolase, whose amino-acid sequence is MIWVRSACPVGIRIAARLVNLTDVYLSAPRARVAEARAALISLLGHDPGERLQVQHEGLAPLRAGPGGSSLDEIWHVTYLGMNDRDDLVEHARGAGVTYRHFELEPVAAGPDALAPNAFSILLQALDETLQEVRSREPGYFGQRALQSTLPATVRFLSASSAANAILALRSAPPGRYRITASANSGPPSLGELIGGAYGVDLRLGAAPSALSAVDGLFELRTEAARNALVAAQSGAGAAAAGHVQVADVATSAELADLVSAWHRHHSGAHDAERARLTGLPGVPHLGVSRGGSTTFQVFGETGPYVVIVNAIAQDRGYWLRFIDQLARDHRVVIWQLRSLREDGQTAMLDDHVQELAAIIDEATDGPVHLIGWCTGPKLCARYYLEHPHSVASMVFLAGNYRPFGDSSLDTTYERALEKVFQLLSRSPSMAPLVRTTILDSLNAGRTQSDQRSDFGAEVLGRIDPSLMPYIMAPYTTNESTLQYAKQIREFWKCSIETDVREIRAPVLVIGAELDRIVSSRHGLRVANTLPNARFLELPGATHYCMHDRPGELASIIGRFIGEQTSDRPAPAAPKTASCGARP
- a CDS encoding class I SAM-dependent methyltransferase; this encodes MDKLTRDAATARVREFYDGPADTIYKTTWGENLHLGLPRAAGDSQQRAMIHTTERMAAAVRLDASTSVLDLGSGYGGPARQLAEHSGCRVVGVNLSRVEIAEAERQTQTSKARDRISYVHGDFHELPFDAEAFDIVWSQDSLMYGADKPRILREAYRVLKPGGVFDFTDILANHGLSADQRERLYARVRTPEMWDVNRYAQELIAAGFTLHRIEDWSEHVAASYAAARAQTIANQNELTEQVGDELVKRTLDGLAFWVDMAQRGNVGWALFVAKKPSGKHQGE